A stretch of DNA from Gimesia chilikensis:
GACGAAGCAGGTCGGCCAGCCCCAGACCTCCCAGTGCCATGTAACCGGCCTGAAGAAAACTGCGGCGTGACATTGGGCCGGGACAGTAAACAGAACGGTCAGCACTCATGAAGTTACCTCTGGCTTGTGGATACAGGCGGGAACGTCAATTACTTCGGGGGGGCACTTTGTGATGTCGGGATGCAGGAATTTCGCAGGGTTGTTTAGTTTTGATTCTAACCGTGCGAGTGGATACACACAAGTGGGAATTGATGCGTTTGTCTGTTTCTCCGGAGTTACTGCACTGGCTCTGTCCCACTGTCGGCGCGTACGTTGAGCCTGACAGGGGGACCTGGAAAATTCAAAAAGATTCAGAGAGACCGGCTGGCGGATTCAGTCGTGGTGGGAGGTAGGCAGGCTGTGGTGGCAGGGTTTCGCCCGGACAGGGGCAGGAAGGCGCGGGTGCGCTTCCTCCGGCTGTCCGATCTGCGAAACCGGTTCAGGAAATCGTACCACAAAAGGAGAGGGAAAACTGAGAATTCTCACGGTTTCCTTCCTGTGTGGTGGTTTCCTGAGTCACAGTCTGTTTGACCTGCTCAGGACGGGAAATCTGAATTTCCCGGGGGGCGTTAATTCCCAGACGCACGGTCCCCTTGCGGGTTTCGATAATCGTAATCTGGATGTTGTCGCCAATCTGAATGGATTCGTTGACTTTGCGGGATAAGACCAACATTGAAAGACTCCTTCTTGTAATGCGGAACAGAACGTGTTTCAAACAACTCGAACACTGCCTGGGCGGGATACGGATGCAATTCGATCTGTCTGTAGATCGACAGTAATCCGCTCTGTGCACCGACAAACTCTGATACGTGTCGGCGGTAGAATCAGGCAACCAAAAGGACTATTGAGTCAGTCGTTCGACTCAATTCAGCAACTGTTTTGCTGTCATGTGTCTCTTATATAGGAAGGGCTCGCTCCTCCAGCGGCGAGCATGCGGCCGGCTCCTGCCGGGCAAGTAGTTGATTGCTGGCGCGAACTGTATATCGGTTTGAATTTTCTTGCAAGACCAGTTTTGACTTTTTTACAAAAATGTCGTTTCAGGAGCCCTGCCTGACCTGTTGCAGCACGGAATCGTCGATCGATTTCATGTTCGAAAGGATCTTCTGGTGCAGTTCATCGCGAATTTTCTGGACCTTCGGATCCTGGGACTGGATGAGATTAGTCGCTTCCTGTGGATCTGTGGTTAGATGGTAAAGCTCATCTCTTTCAGGGTTTAGAAAGTCGCGGATCAGTTTCCATTCCGGCGTGCGGTACATTCGCATGTGGGTGTGTGACTGATGCTTAGTGCTATACTCCGCGTAAAAGTCGTTGTCCCATGCTTGCTCGTTTTCTTTTTTCAGCAGGGGTACAAAACTCGTGCCACGAATTGTCAGATTTGAGGGAATCGGGACCTGGGCCATCTCCAGAAGTGTCGGAAACCAGTCCAGATTCGAGACGGTTCCTTGAACGACCTGCCCGGATTGTGTGACTCCGGGCCAGAGCACAGCGGTAGGAACGCGGATGGAGTTGTCGTACATGTTAGGCCGCTGCCCCTTGGGAATGTTCTTTGTGGCGGGGGGATTCTGGTTGAGCACCCAGTGCCCGTTCCCTTTATGCCAGATGCCGTTGTGTCCCATGTTGTAGCCATGGTCGCTGGAGAAAATCACGATTGTATTTTCAGACAGATTCAGTTGTTTCAGTGTCTCCAGCAGACGTCCGACATTCCGGTCCACACTGGCCACGCTCGCCAGGTATTCGCGGGTCATCTGCTTGACCCGTTTCGTGTTCAGATCCGGATAGTCCGGGTTTGGAATCTGTGGATCCAGGTCTTTAAAGGGGGCCCAGTCTTCATCGGCGACCGGCAGCCAGCGTGTGTGCGGCGCGCGGAAGTGCAGAGACAGCAGGAACGGTTTGTCTGATTCCTGGCTGATGAAACGAATGGCATCATCGACGAGGATGTCGGGAAGCAGGCCTTTGAGCTTCTGATCTTTGCCATTTACTTCGAGCGTGGGATCTTTAGGCACATTGCCTCCGCTGCGAAAGCCCATGAAGTAATCGTATCCGAAGCGGGTCGGATGCTGTTGATCGAGCAGTCCCAGGTGCCATTTTCCGATCAGGCCGGTTCGGTAGCCCGCGTCGTTAAGCAGTTTGACCCAGGTGATCGTATCACCTTTCAGCCCCAGTTCCGGTTCCGTGCGGGGATGCAGCCAGTCTGTGATGCCCAGTTCACTGCCGTAGCGGCTGGTGACCAGACTGGCCCGAGAAGGACTGCAGACCGGCGTGGTTGTGAAGGAATTGACCAGGTAAGCTCCGTTCTGAAAGATCTGATCGATGTGGGGTGTCCTGGCGTGCGGATGCCCTGATTTCCCGAGTGCCCAGGGGGCCTGATCGTCGGTAAACAGGAAAAGAATATTAGGCTGTGAGGCGGCCTGAGTCGCCTGTTGTGCGGGGCTGATGAGGCAGCTGAGAACAATCAGAAACAAAAACAGAACGGAGCGCATAGTATCTGCCTTAAATAAACAGTTGGGGACAATTCACCGAACCAGGATTCCAGCTTGTCATCTCAGGCCAGCAACGTCAAGCATGTTGTAAACTCCTGTCTGGAAACGGGAAATGCACGATCTTTTTTGCATTCTGCCAGCCGGTCACATACAATCAGAGTGATTAAGTAGCTCACCCCCTTCCCCTTACGAGGATGCCTGCCCATGTTCAGACGAGTTTGCCGGGCTGAACGCGTTTCATTCCCAGCCCTGTCCGTTTTCAGTTTGACCTGTCTGCTGCTCATGCCCCTGGCGTTACGAGCGGCCGAGGAGCAACCCCTGGTGGCACCACGTCCGGAAGCACAGGCATCAGAATCAGATCCGGGGGTGTCAGCAGAAGATCTGGCGGTACGGGCTAAAGAATCGGTCGTGTCAGTTTCCTTCGCGGGACGTGACGGACAGGAAGCCGGCATGGGAACCGGATTCGTGATTGACGCCAATGGCTTGATCGCGACCAACCTACATGTGATCGGAGAGGCACGGCCGATTACCGTGCAACTCCTAGATGGGACCAGTTATGAAGTTCAGGAAGTCTACGCCACCGATCGGCAGATGGATCTGGCGGTCTTGAAAATTGCCGTCGATAATCTCAAACCACTCAAGCTGGCGGAGCCTGATACGCTCAAGCAGGGAGCAGAAGTGGTTGTGCTGGGGAATCCTCAGGGACTGCGTTACAGCGTGGTCAAGGGAGTCAACTCGGGTACCCGGGAAGTTGATGGTAAGCCGATGCTGCAGCTGGCGATTCCCATCGAACCCGGTAACAGTGGCGGTCCGGTCCTGGATTCCCAGGGACGCGTGCAGGGAATTGTGACACTCAAGTCAGCGGTCACCCGCAACCTGGGATATGCAGTGAATGTCAGTGCTTTAAAGGGACTGCTGGAAAAGCCGAACCCCGTACCCATCGATCGCTGGCTGACCATCGGTACTTTGGACGAGCATCTCTGGAAGCCCCTGTTTGGTTCCCGCTGGCGACAGCGTGCCGGACGGATCCAGGTGGATGGCTTCGGCTCCGGTCTGGGCAGCCGTTCGTTGTGTGTCTCTCAGGAAGTGTTGCCCGAACTCCCTTACGAAGTCGCCGTCGAAGTCAAGCTGGATGATGAATCGGGGGCTGCAGGGCTGATTTTCTATTCTGATGAAAATACAAAACACTACGGTTTCTATCCCAGCAACAAGAGTCTGCGAATCAGCCGTTTTGACGGGCCGGATGTCTTTTTGTGGCGGGTGCTGGATGAGAAAAAGAGCAACGCCTATCGCGAAGAAGAATGGAATCATTTGAAAGTTCGCCTGGAGAAGGATCGCATCCTCTGCTTTGTGAACGATGAAAAGGTTTTTGAGGTCAAAGATCAGCGCTATACCGAGGGGAAAGTCGGACTGGCCAAATTTCGTAATACGGTGGCCTCGTTCCGCGGATTCCAGGTTGCTTCCGAAATCCCCCCCTACCGCCCTTCCAAGGAGACCGCACAAAAGATTCTGGATCTGACGGAAGACCTGCGAGTGGATCGTCCACCCCAGGCAGATCTGATCGAGGCGGTAGTGAAGCAGACTGACGAGCGACGGGCGCAGCAGGCTCTACAGGAGCGGGCACGTCTGCTGCAGAAACAAGCCGAGCGTCTGAAGCAGTTGGCGCAGTCAATCCACGAACGTGCCGTACGCGATGAGCTCAAGGCAATTTTCGCCAGCGACAAAAAAGAGGCGGACATTGATCTCATGGAAGCCGCTTTATTGATCGCGCGTCTGGACAATAATGAAGTGGATCCTAAGGTCTACCTCGGCCAGATGAAGAGCATGGCCAATGAGATCAACAAGACGTTGCCCGAAGATGCGAATGCGAAAGCGAAGCTGAAAGCGTTGAATCAGTATCTGTTCCATGAAACGGGCTTCCATGGCAGCCGTACGAATTATTACAGCCGATCCAACAGTTATATCAACGAGACGATTGAGGATCGCGAGGGGCTGCCGATCACACTTTCCGTATTGTATATGGAACTGGGACGACGCCTGGGGCTCGACATTGATGGCGTGGGGCTGCCGGGACATTTTGTGGTCCGCGTGAATTCCATTTCGGAAAAGGGAGAACTGGTGGACGTCTTCGAGGGGGGCGAACCCCTGAGTGATGAAGCTGCCAAGGTGATGATCCTCACAGCGAATGGAGGCCGCTTTGATGCCGAGTTTCTCAAGTCACAGCCCAAACGCGAAATCATCCAGCGGATGTTGCGCAACCTGTTGAATCTCGCCCGGGACGACGAAGATGTGCAGGCCATGCTCCGCTATGTGGAGACGATGATTGCCATCGACGAGGAACTCTTGCAGGAACGCTGGCTGCGGGCCGTTTTGCGTTATCAGACGGGACGAATCGCCGAGGCGATCGCCGATACCGATTATCTGCTGGAGAAATCACCGGAAGGCTTTGATCTTCGGCGGATTCACGAATTTCGTAACTACCTGGACACAATGCAGCAGGACTGAAGTCAAGCACCTGCCCGAGGGGAGAGCTGATATGAACTGGATCCGGTGCGCTCTGGCTGGACTGGTATTATATTGTTTCATGGTGAGCCCGTTATCAGCCAGGCATCCCCTGGCGGCGCCGGGGGTAACCAGTCTGACCAACCCTCAGGTCAAATATCGCACGACCAGCGAGCATGCGATCGTATTAAAACGCGGCAAAGTGACTGCGGTGATTGTCGATAATGCGGCCGTCGATACCGAACTGCTACCGGGACATCGCGCCGGCTATAATGGTCTGGCTTCGCTCAAGTATACAGGGCAGAAAGAGAATCTGTTTGTTCCCGCGCTGGCTGGGCTCAACTTTGAGCACATTCACGATGGGACGACCCGGCTGCCGGAAAAGTTTGAGCCGCGTAAGTTTCCCATGCAGCTGAGGCTGATCTCAGAGGATACGGTGGAACTCTACCAGGCTCCGACGCCGAACTGGAACCTGGAAAGCTGCGGACGTTACCAGATTCTGGACGACGGGACCATCGAATACACGTTTGAGTGTATCCCACATGCGGATCTGTTCAAAAATGGCTATATCGGCCTGTTCTGGGCGAGTTACATCCAGGCTCCCCAGGATCGTCGGATCCATTTTTACGGGAAGCGGAAAGAGGGAACGGATCAGGTCGAACAATTTTTACATGCCCGCACACCCGCACATGGAGTCGAGAGTACACATCCCCCTGCCGGAGTCCGGTTCTTGCCGCGCGTTGCTGAAGATTTCCCGCTGGCATTGGTCAACCACCCCTCTGCATATGTGTATTCGCGTCCGTGGTACTATGGTATTCGCGACAATTATGCTTATACTCAGCTATTCAGATCACAGGATCAGATCTGGTTTGCCCAGTCCCCGACCGGAGGGGGAAAGCAGAATCCCGCCTGGGATTTTCAATGGTTTATTCCGGACTATCAGCCGGGAGAAGCCTATGGTTTTATCATGCGGGCCCATTATACTCCGTGGTCTGATCGCACAACTTTAGAACAACAAATTCAAACTCACTTATCTGCCCTGAAGCAGGACTGATTTCTCCCGTTTTACCTGCGGGTCCGTTGATGCCTGACATGGAAGTCAATGTTGTTAAGCAGGGGCATGGATTGTAAACACGATGCGAAAAATTGGGACGCTGCCCTCAGAGCAGCAGGCGAAACTGTTCGAAGACTTTCTGCTCACAGAGGAGATCGGCGCCAACATCGATACCTCCGGTGACGAGTGGAACATCTGGATCCTGGATGAAGATCAGGTCGAACAGGCCAAGCAGGAACTGGCCGCATTCACAGAGGATCCTGGCGCTGAGAAGTACCAGGCAGCAACCCGTCAGGCGGAAGCCATTCGGGACGAACGAATCGCCCAGGCCCGGGCGGCCGTCAAACGTCAGGTGAAAGTGCGTGATACCTGGAATCAGCCTTTTACCAGTCGCTGTCCGGTAACATCCCTGCTGATCGGTATCAGTGTGGTCGTATATCTGCTGTTAAATTTCAGTGAGTGGAATATTCCGGTCCGTCAGGCACTCAGTATCTGCTCGTTTCAGGTTTCGGGGGATATGATTCGTTATGACACTCGTTTACTGGATATCAGGCAGGGAGAGATCTGGCGGCTGATTACCCCCATCTTCATGCATTTTAATTTTCTACATATTCTGTTCGATTGTTTCATGACCTACCAGTTAGGAGGGGCAATTGAAATCAATCGGGGTAGTACCAAGCTGGCTTTGATGGTGGTCTTGTTGGCAATCCCTTCTAACCTGGCGCAGTTTTACTGGGGAGGCGCGCATTTTTCCTACGGAGGTCCCGGGTTTGGTGGGCTCTCCGGCGTGGTCTATGGACTGTTTGGCTATATGTGGATGAAAAGCCAATATGATCCACAATCGTCGTTTTATGTGCCTCCCAATATGGTGATCATCCTCATGGCCTGGTTCTTTATCTGTATGACAGGTGCGGTAGGAAATATCGCCAATATGGCTCATGCATTCGGATTGATTACCGGTATCGTCATCGGGCTGGCATCCACGTGGTGGCGCGAGGCTGGCAAATCAAATCGAACTGGCTGAAATCTGCTGTCAGTGATTGTTGCCCTCCCGCCAATCGCCTATAATTTCAAAAGAGTTTGCCGACACTACTGAGTCAAGAACAACAACTAATATTGCTGAACCTCTCAAGTGGAGCGAGATATCGGATGATGAATCGACAAAAATGGAGTTTAACCGCAGGGGTACTTTTTGTAATGAGTTTTGTTTCCCAATCGTTTGTGACTGCTGCAGACAACCCTGCTCCTCCTCAGAAAATTCGTACCGTGGAAGGGATCACGGAGTATGAGCTGGATAACGGGATGCGTGTGCTGCTCTTCCCTGATGCATCCAGCCCCAAGGTGACCGTCAACCTGACACTGCTGGTCGGGTCACGGCATGAAGGCTATGGCGAGACCGGCATGGCACACCTGCTGGAGCACATGTTGTTTAAAGGGACACCCACGCATCAGAATATCCCAAAAGAACTGCAGGCCCGTGGTGCCCAGTTCAACGGAACCACCTGGTACGACCGGACGAATTACTACGAAACGCTACCTGCCAGCGAAGACAATCTGGAATTCGCCCTGAAGATGGAAGCCGACCGCATGCTGAACAGTTATGTGAAGGCAGAAGACCTGGCTTCAGAAATGACGGTTGTGCGGAATGAGTTCGAACGAGGGGAAAACAGCCCGTCCCGCATGCTGATGCAAAAGGTGATGGCATCAGCATTCGAATGGCATAACTACGGAAAGTCGACGATCGGTAACCGGGCTGATATTGAGCGTGTCCCAATCGATCGTCTGAAAGCCTTCTACAAAAAATATTACCAGCCCGATAATGCCGTGCTGATTGTGGCCGGGAAGTTCGAAACGGATCAGGCTCTGCAGTTGATCAACAAATATTTTGGCACCATTCCCCGCCCCGAGCGCAAACTGGATAAGACTTACACTGAAGAGCCTCCCCAGGAAGGTGAGCGGATCGTGACGCTGAAACGCATTGGGGAAGTTCCCGTTGTCGGTGTCGCATATCACATCCCTGCCGCAGCCCACAAAGACATGGCGGCTCTGGATGTACTGGAATCGACGCTTACAGATGATCCTTCCGGTGTTCTGTATCAGGCCCTGGTGAAAACCAAAAAAGCATCCAGCGTATCGGGTTCGATTTTTGCGTTACACGATCCGGGCGTGCTGCGGCTGATGGTGGAAGTCATCAAAGGTAATGACCCGCAGGTGGTACTGGGCATTATGTTCGATACCCTGCAGGAAGTTCGGGAGAAAGGAATCTCTCCTGAAAACGTGGCCCGCGCCAAACAGAAACTGCTGAAACAGTACGAACAGGCCGAAAACAACAGTTCCCGTCTCGCGGTTGAGCTCTCTGAATGGGTGGCGATGGGCGACTGGCGTCTGCGGTTCCTGTATCGCGATGCGCTGGAGAAAGTAACTCCCGAAGATGTCAAACGGGTTGCCGACGAATATCTGAAAGAGAACAACCGGACGGTGGGGATCTTTGTTCCCGTAGAGGAAAGCCAGAAAGTCGCGATTCCCCAGGTGGCTGACATCGAAAAGATGATTGGCGATTACAAAGGCCGCGAAGCGGTCGCGACGGGTGAAAATTTCGACGTTTCTCCCGAGAATATCGAGAAACGGACCACCATTAAAACACTGCCCGGCGGTGTGAAAGTGGCGTTACTGTCTAAGAAGACTCGTGGCGAAGAGGTCAACCTGAGAATGACCCTGCGTTATGGGAACCTGGAAAATCTGCAAGGCAAGCGGACAGCTTGTGAGTTTCTGCCTGCGATTATGAAGCGGGGCACGAAAAACTTGACGCGTCAGCAAATTGAAGATGAACTCAACAAGCTGCGGGCCCAACTTTCGCTTTCCGGTTCGCCGGGTGAAGTGAATGTAGGAATCAAAACCCGCCGCGACAGCCTGGGCAAAGTGCTCGATATTCTGCGTCAGGTTCTACGTGAGCCGACCCTGCCGGCCAGCGAACTGGAACTGCTGAAAACACAGCAGGTCGCGATGTTGGATAAGCAGAAAACCGATCCTCAATCGCGGGCCATTCTCTCGGTACGGCGTCAACTGCGGCCCTATGCACCCGAAGATCCCCGCTATGTTCCGGATATCGATGAAGAGACTGCCCGCGTCAAAGCGTTGACGCAGAGTGATCTGCAGTCTCTGTATGAGAATTATCTGGGCGCCTCTGTGGGTGAAATCGCCGTCGTCGGTGATTTCGCAGAAGAGGAAATCTTCGAGCAACTGGGAACCGTACTGAACGACTGGAAATCTCCTGCCGCGTATGCTCATATTCCCTCTGAGCCACATAAGATTCCCGGCAAACTGACGGAGATCATCATTCCGGATAAAGCGAATGCATTCTACTTCGCTGGTCTGACATTTCCGATGAACAGCATGTCTCCCGAGTATCCGGATCTGATTGTCGCCGGTTCTGTTTTAGGATCCAGTGGTCTCTCCTCACGACTGGGTGACCGGGTACGTCAGAAGGAAGGTTTGGCTTATGGCGTGGGGGCGTTCATTCATGCAGATAATGTCGATCCCCGCGGATCGATTTCCATCTATGCCAGCTGTAACCCGGACAACATGGAAAAGGTCGAAGTTGCGATCAAAGAAGAGTTGGAACTGCTGATTGCCAAAGGCATCACAGGTGAAGAACTGGCTAATGCCCAAAAAGGCTACCTGGAACAACAGGAAGTCTCACGGACCAGCGATGCTTCACTGGCCGGGATTTTGACGACGAACCTGTTCGCCGAGCGTGACATGACTTATTACATTGATCTGGAAAAGAAGATCAATGCGGTCACAGCCGAAGCGGCTCAGAAGGCGTTTGCTAAATTCATTACCCCCAAAGATCTGATCATCACGGTCTCCGGGAGTTTGAAGAAGTAGCCTTTGCGATCTGTAAATCGTTAATCTAAGCTGATTCGGGCGGCTCAAACGGAATGGTTTGAGCCGCTCTTTTTGATTAATGGTCCGCAACTCTTATTTAACTTCCTTTACTATATCTCCGTTTCCGGCTGAGCTGTTTTCGCGTGGTGTAGTTGCTTTCAACTGTGATCGATCGACGGTTGATTGTTAGCTGAAAGTCACATGCCTTCAATCAACGATGCTTGATTCTCGCTCTGGAACTGGTTACCTTGGGCTTCTTGTCTTATTAACAAAGTCGATTTTACTCGCCCGATAAATACAGATATAGTAAGAGTTTGCAATGACAGACGAAGCAGACAATTCCCGGATTGAACAAGATCGCCAGTTAATTCTGGATGCTAAACAGCGTGGTACGGGAGCCAAGTTACTGGCATACACAAAACTTTCCGGTCCCGGCTGGTTGCAGAGTGCAATCACACTGGGGGGCGGGTCCCTGGCCGGTGGTCTCTACCTGGGGATTCTCTCTGGTTATCACCTGATGTGGCTGCAGCCACTGGCGATGATCATGGGCGTGATCATGTTGAGTGCCATTGGTTACGTTGCACTCTCCACCAAAGAACGCCCCTTCACGGCGATCAATACACACATTAACCCGGTTCTGGGTTGGGGCTGGGCGATTGCGACCCTGATGGCCAACCTCGTCTGGTGTATGCCTCAGTATGCACTGGGAACCGCGGCACTCCAGCAGAATCTGGCCCCCGAACTGTTTACCAATGATGACAGCGGGAAAATCTTAGCGGTCGCGATGATGTTTGTTCTTTCCGGGATTGTGATCTGGTTCTACGATTCGGGCGGATGGGGCATCAAGCTGTTTGAAGGGATTTTGAAGATCCTGGTCGGGATCGTGGTGATCTGCTTCTTTGGTGTGGTCATCAAGATGAGCGTTTCCACGAACGATCTGGACGGGGCCAAGATTCTGGCAGGCTATATTCCTAATTTCAGTCTGTTTAATAATCCCTCTCCCGAGTTTGCGGGTGTTTTATCCGAAGCGGGACAGTACGCCGATTACTGGAGGAATCTGATTGTCGGCAATCAGCAGAAGGTGATGATCACCGCGGCAGCGACAGCCGTCGGTATCAATATGACCTTCCTGTTACCCTACTCCATGCGGGCCAAAGGCTGGGACAAGGACTTCCGTGGTCTGGCAATGTTCGACCTTTCGACCGGTCTGTTTGTGCCATTCGTTCTGGCGACCAGTTGTGTTGTGATCGCAGCTGCTTCCCAATTCCACGCGAAACCGGCGGCGGGCCTGCTGGGAGAAAAAGACGAACAGGGACAGGTTGTTCAGGCCGATCCAGGTCTGCTGGGACAGTACCATAAACTGCTGGACAGCCGGATTCAGGCGGAAGTTTCTCCCGCAGAGTGGAAGGAACTGTCGAGCGATCAACAGGCACTGGAGCAGAAGCGGGATGCCATTCCCCTGCCGGAACGTAAGCTGGCTGCGATGCTGGTCAATCGAGATGCCTTCCAACTGGCTTCTGCACTGAAGCCGCTGGCGGGGGCGACAGTCTCACAACTGGTCTTCGGGATCGGTGTGTTATCGATGGCCGTTTCCACCATCATCATTCTGATGTTGATCAACGGCTTCGTATTCTGCGAAATGCTGGGAGTAGAACCCAAGGGGATGTACCACCGGATTGGCTGTTTCATGCCGGCGATTACAGGGGCAGTTGGCTCCTTCTTCTGGAAAGGGGATGCCAAGGCCTGGCTGGCGGTTCCAACTTCGATGTTCGGAATGGTGCTGTTGCCGATCGCCTACCTGACGTTCTTCTTTATGATGAACTCAAAACAGATCCTGGGCGAGCGGATTCCCACCGGCGGCAAACGGCTCGCCTGGAACATCGCGATGGGGATCGCCACCCTGCTGGCAACCTTCGGTTCGCTGTTCAGTATTAAATCCAGCAGCTTTGCCGGATACGGGTTTACCGCACTGGGGATCTTTATTGGACTGGCAATCGTGGTGCACTTCGTGCGCCAGCCCGCGCCGGTTGAACAGCCCCCTGCGGCTGAATAACGAAACCGCGTTAAGAGCTTCTTCAAGGCAGGCATTCGCTGGAATTAATTTTCCGGCGTGCCTGTCTTTTTTTGTGAAGCCTGCTGGAGTTCCTCGCGATTCTCAGTGTCTGAATCGGTCCGCTTACTGAAGAAGATTTTTGAAGGACGAATTCGCAGTCGTTGTGCCCAGAACCTTGCCAGCACAGCCAGAGTGCAGATGCCATACTTTACACAACGGCGGAAGTTGATACTCGAAGCTTCCGGAAAATAGCGGACCGGAACCGGTATGTCTCCCATGCGGAATTGAAAGTGAACAGCCTGTGCCAGGAACTGGCTGTCGAAGACGAAGTCATTGGAATTACGTTCGAATGGAATTGTTTCCAGGACTTCCCTGCGATAGGCACGGAAACCGCTGTGAAAATCTCCCAGGTTCTGACCCAGGGCAATGTTTTCGGTAATGGTCAGCATACGATTTGCCAGATATTTCCAGGCTGGCATACCTCCCGCGAGGGCTTCCTTACGTGTGCGGATCCGCGACCCCATTACGACGTCACAGATATCCAGTTTGAGTAACTCGACTGCGAGTCCTACCACGCGACTGTCATATTGATAGTCGGGGTGCAGCATCACGATGTATTCGGCGCCATGCTCCAGGGCATACTGGTAACAGGTCTTCTGGTTCCCGCCATAACCCCGGTTTTCTTTATGTCTGATGACCGTGAGCCCTTCCCGCAGAGCGAGATCCACGGTGGCGTCTGTACTGCCGTCATCAACCAGGATGATTTCGTCGACGACATTCTGTGGCAGATC
This window harbors:
- a CDS encoding glycosyltransferase family 2 protein is translated as MLDSSTSTDSNQSVAVPVFAPDSAEMMAQFQNLEPLLAEIEQAYTPQTDTPPAPAEPVPTTGKTVVVMPAYNAASTLLKTLADLPQNVVDEIILVDDGSTDATVDLALREGLTVIRHKENRGYGGNQKTCYQYALEHGAEYIVMLHPDYQYDSRVVGLAVELLKLDICDVVMGSRIRTRKEALAGGMPAWKYLANRMLTITENIALGQNLGDFHSGFRAYRREVLETIPFERNSNDFVFDSQFLAQAVHFQFRMGDIPVPVRYFPEASSINFRRCVKYGICTLAVLARFWAQRLRIRPSKIFFSKRTDSDTENREELQQASQKKTGTPEN
- a CDS encoding divalent metal cation transporter → MTDEADNSRIEQDRQLILDAKQRGTGAKLLAYTKLSGPGWLQSAITLGGGSLAGGLYLGILSGYHLMWLQPLAMIMGVIMLSAIGYVALSTKERPFTAINTHINPVLGWGWAIATLMANLVWCMPQYALGTAALQQNLAPELFTNDDSGKILAVAMMFVLSGIVIWFYDSGGWGIKLFEGILKILVGIVVICFFGVVIKMSVSTNDLDGAKILAGYIPNFSLFNNPSPEFAGVLSEAGQYADYWRNLIVGNQQKVMITAAATAVGINMTFLLPYSMRAKGWDKDFRGLAMFDLSTGLFVPFVLATSCVVIAAASQFHAKPAAGLLGEKDEQGQVVQADPGLLGQYHKLLDSRIQAEVSPAEWKELSSDQQALEQKRDAIPLPERKLAAMLVNRDAFQLASALKPLAGATVSQLVFGIGVLSMAVSTIIILMLINGFVFCEMLGVEPKGMYHRIGCFMPAITGAVGSFFWKGDAKAWLAVPTSMFGMVLLPIAYLTFFFMMNSKQILGERIPTGGKRLAWNIAMGIATLLATFGSLFSIKSSSFAGYGFTALGIFIGLAIVVHFVRQPAPVEQPPAAE